From a single Helicovermis profundi genomic region:
- a CDS encoding PP2C family protein-serine/threonine phosphatase, translated as MDKTNNLIKYNNINNKFNKLLLSIFLIIVTSISFIIFFVFKSSISNLIIMNNIKIAYSMVAFLTIILMMMIFLISYIAFVNSRNKMLYIELKIFYIVSIIQIYLYSYLISNGLFFAYQNKFANLLLLVTNIVLVIGLVLCLRIDPSVQVKKFKKNWLIFGTFYSIAIILLTYLINKAMVNVFSIFIYDYIEMGIYFLITLVYFLGILKIYKIYKYKSGFFLSFILMGVLLLFFSNLSFVVFKNKEYFVLCLSLFYRFLGLLLLFIAILINNVNKGNLDIRRQEEQLSLYAKNLEKIIIKRTDKINNVNRQFIKELEYARSIQQSLLPERRIHFKNGVNFTSEYFPCERLSGDYFDIYKIDENNVAMYILDVSGHGISAALMTMFCNNFVKSTERLIKRYRGLKPHRNLKHFYDEFNKMNFPDEMHMVIFFATYNVVDRVLTYCSGGMNCLPILVKKDGEIQYLDQSSGFPICKMMDFFEPEYISVKITLEKGDKLLFYTDGLTDEEKNNVFNHKELIELLRINSKLNGKEINDLIINNIFPHIERLEDDISYFIMDI; from the coding sequence ATGGATAAAACAAATAATTTAATAAAATATAATAATATAAATAATAAATTTAATAAATTACTACTAAGTATATTTTTAATTATAGTTACTAGTATAAGTTTTATTATTTTTTTTGTATTCAAAAGTAGTATATCTAATTTAATTATTATGAATAATATTAAAATTGCATATTCTATGGTTGCGTTTTTAACAATAATTTTAATGATGATGATTTTTTTAATAAGTTATATTGCGTTTGTTAATTCAAGAAACAAAATGCTATACATTGAATTAAAAATATTTTATATTGTTTCAATAATTCAGATTTACTTATACTCTTATTTAATAAGCAATGGTTTGTTTTTTGCTTATCAAAACAAATTTGCGAATTTATTGCTATTAGTTACAAATATTGTTTTAGTGATTGGATTAGTTCTTTGTCTTAGAATTGATCCGTCAGTTCAAGTAAAGAAGTTTAAAAAAAATTGGCTTATTTTTGGTACATTTTACTCAATTGCTATAATTTTATTAACTTACCTAATTAATAAAGCTATGGTAAATGTTTTTTCAATTTTTATTTATGATTATATTGAAATGGGGATATATTTCTTAATCACATTAGTATATTTTTTAGGGATTCTTAAAATTTATAAAATATACAAATATAAGAGTGGGTTTTTTTTAAGTTTTATACTTATGGGTGTATTGCTACTCTTTTTTTCAAATCTAAGTTTTGTTGTTTTTAAAAACAAGGAGTATTTTGTTCTTTGTTTAAGTTTATTTTATAGATTTCTAGGATTATTACTACTTTTTATTGCAATACTTATTAATAATGTTAATAAAGGAAACTTAGATATAAGAAGACAAGAAGAACAATTAAGTTTATATGCTAAAAATTTAGAAAAAATCATTATTAAAAGAACTGATAAAATAAATAATGTTAATAGACAATTTATAAAAGAACTTGAATATGCAAGATCAATTCAGCAATCCTTACTTCCGGAGAGAAGAATACATTTTAAAAATGGGGTTAATTTTACAAGTGAATATTTTCCTTGTGAAAGACTAAGTGGAGACTATTTTGATATATACAAAATTGATGAAAACAATGTTGCTATGTATATTCTTGATGTTTCTGGTCATGGAATTTCAGCAGCACTTATGACAATGTTTTGTAATAACTTCGTAAAATCGACTGAAAGATTGATTAAAAGATATAGAGGTTTAAAACCACATAGAAATCTAAAACATTTTTATGATGAATTTAATAAAATGAATTTTCCTGATGAAATGCATATGGTTATATTTTTTGCTACTTATAATGTTGTTGATAGAGTTTTGACATATTGTTCGGGTGGAATGAATTGTCTGCCTATTCTTGTAAAAAAAGATGGTGAAATTCAGTATCTTGACCAAAGTAGCGGTTTCCCTATATGTAAAATGATGGATTTCTTTGAACCAGAGTATATTAGTGTAAAAATAACACTTGAAAAAGGAGACAAACTCCTATTTTACACAGATGGACTTACTGATGAGGAAAAAAATAATGTTTTTAATCATAAAGAACTCATTGAATTACTTAGAATTAACTCGAAGTTAAATGGAAAAGAAATAAATGATCTGATAATAAATAATATTTTTCCGCATATTGAAAGACTTGAAGATGACATATCTTATTTTATCATGGACATTTAA
- a CDS encoding nucleoside kinase produces the protein MSKINISIGEKIEIVDRGIRLEVIADAHQKEDKPLIVAAIVNNKLRELTFRLENDSVIEFIDIKGLDGARIYRRSLTFVLLRAAMECFEDIRLTVEHSLNKGLYFEYKFERRLNQNDVDKIKQKMKEIIDNDEPIVKSQISKDKAKEIFNKYKMYPKVELLKYREYDYVNIYSLGWFKNYFYGYMVPFTGFLKVFDLKPYDSGLILLYPGRQLYDKLPEYVEQPHLASIYKESENWGEILGVEYVSNLNKSIEDETYGELMRISEGLHEKKVANIADIITESKKRLVLIAGPSSSGKTTFANRLKIQLKVNGLKPITLSTDDYFVDRENTPRDENGDYDFETIKSVDVDLFNKNLSDLLSGKEVELPTFNFKLGKREYLGNKLKIRKEQMIIIEGIHGLNEILTKAIDKKDKFKIYISALTQLNIDDHNRIPTTDTRLIRRIVRDSKSRGHSAETTIKLWPSVRRGEEKNIFPHQENADIMFNSALVYELGSLKKHAEPLLSAIEETSPAYSEAKRLLKFLGYFMSIDDDGLIPCTSILKEFVGGSCFNV, from the coding sequence ATGAGTAAAATTAATATTTCAATTGGAGAAAAAATCGAAATTGTTGATAGGGGAATTAGACTTGAAGTTATTGCAGATGCTCATCAAAAAGAAGATAAACCATTAATAGTTGCAGCTATTGTAAACAATAAACTTAGAGAGCTTACCTTTAGATTGGAAAATGACTCTGTAATTGAATTTATTGATATTAAAGGTCTAGACGGAGCAAGAATTTATCGAAGAAGTTTAACTTTTGTTCTTCTTAGAGCTGCAATGGAATGCTTTGAAGATATTAGATTGACTGTAGAGCATTCATTAAATAAAGGACTTTATTTTGAATACAAATTTGAAAGAAGGTTAAATCAAAATGATGTTGATAAAATAAAACAAAAAATGAAAGAAATAATAGATAATGACGAACCAATAGTTAAATCACAAATATCAAAAGATAAAGCTAAAGAAATTTTCAATAAGTATAAAATGTATCCAAAGGTTGAACTATTAAAATATAGAGAATACGATTATGTAAATATATATTCTTTAGGTTGGTTCAAAAATTATTTTTATGGATATATGGTTCCGTTTACAGGATTTTTAAAGGTATTTGACTTAAAGCCGTACGATTCAGGTCTAATTCTTTTATATCCTGGAAGACAATTGTATGATAAATTACCTGAGTATGTAGAACAACCACATTTGGCATCAATTTACAAAGAATCTGAAAACTGGGGAGAAATCTTGGGTGTTGAATACGTTTCAAATTTAAATAAATCTATTGAAGATGAGACATACGGGGAACTTATGCGTATTTCTGAGGGCTTGCATGAAAAAAAAGTTGCAAATATTGCAGATATTATTACTGAAAGTAAAAAAAGGTTAGTGTTAATTGCAGGACCGTCATCTTCTGGAAAAACAACTTTTGCAAACAGACTAAAAATACAACTTAAGGTAAATGGGTTAAAGCCAATAACTCTTTCAACTGATGATTATTTTGTAGATCGTGAAAATACACCGCGTGATGAAAATGGTGACTATGATTTTGAAACAATTAAATCTGTTGATGTAGATTTATTTAACAAAAATCTTTCGGATTTACTTTCGGGTAAAGAAGTTGAACTCCCTACTTTTAATTTTAAACTTGGAAAAAGAGAGTATTTAGGTAATAAATTAAAAATAAGAAAAGAACAGATGATTATTATTGAAGGAATACATGGCTTGAATGAAATACTTACAAAAGCAATTGATAAAAAAGACAAGTTTAAAATATATATAAGTGCTCTTACTCAGCTTAATATAGATGATCATAATAGAATTCCTACGACTGACACAAGACTAATTAGAAGGATTGTAAGAGATTCAAAATCAAGAGGACATTCTGCAGAAACAACAATAAAGCTTTGGCCATCGGTAAGAAGGGGCGAAGAAAAGAATATATTTCCTCATCAAGAAAATGCAGATATTATGTTCAATTCAGCACTCGTTTATGAGCTTGGAAGCTTAAAAAAACATGCTGAGCCACTTTTAAGTGCAATAGAAGAAACAAGTCCAGCCTATAGTGAAGCAAAAAGATTATTAAAATTCTTAGGTTATTTTATGTCAATTGATGACGACGGATTAATTCCGTGTACATCCATATTAAAAGAATTTGTCGGCGGAAGCTGTTTCAACGTATAA
- a CDS encoding winged helix-turn-helix domain-containing protein, translating to MDNIKDVLVVKELDKIKALSNVYRIGIIEAFDSKPATAKIISVKLGEPHGKVNYHMKMLAKVGILRLVEISTKLGVVEKYYMPVAKNFIIDSSAIQGSGEEAKNSLNKYTNALLNRISKDFYKSIEDKDIEGQRKILYYGEYYMTTEEAQELHKKFAELADEYLKEKKSKREGAERYSISSLIIPVDKD from the coding sequence ATGGATAATATTAAAGATGTTTTAGTCGTAAAAGAACTTGATAAAATTAAAGCTCTTTCAAATGTATATAGAATTGGTATTATAGAAGCATTTGATAGTAAACCAGCTACTGCAAAGATAATATCAGTAAAACTGGGTGAGCCACATGGTAAAGTAAATTATCATATGAAGATGTTAGCAAAGGTTGGTATACTAAGATTAGTTGAGATATCAACAAAACTTGGTGTAGTTGAAAAGTATTATATGCCAGTTGCTAAAAACTTTATTATTGATAGTAGTGCTATTCAAGGCTCTGGTGAAGAGGCGAAGAATTCATTAAATAAGTACACAAATGCACTTCTTAATAGAATTTCTAAAGATTTTTATAAAAGTATTGAAGATAAGGATATAGAAGGTCAAAGAAAAATACTTTATTACGGTGAGTATTATATGACAACTGAGGAAGCTCAGGAACTTCATAAAAAGTTTGCTGAACTTGCTGATGAATATTTAAAAGAGAAAAAATCAAAACGTGAAGGTGCTGAAAGATATAGTATATCTTCACTAATTATTCCTGTTGATAAGGACTAA
- a CDS encoding RluA family pseudouridine synthase — translation MREIIIGTNENGQRLDRFLTKYLNNSSRSNIYKLIRKKVFKVNGKRIKEEYFLKEGDVLEIFLAEESLEKLIKEEEFISASTLDLDIVFEDEDILIVNKPKGLLTHPDKSEYKNTLSTKVNTYLKHLCTRTFKPASIQRLDKNTSGLIIFCKNYESLKNFNEIMRERKIKKFYLAVVEGIIKESGEVKGYIEKDSDKNKVYMSKNKRSEEAKLCHTKYKPLKIINNNYTLLEVELLTGRTHQIRVSMSYIKHPIVGDKKYTGKKLKNVNSQLLHGYKVIIDDEIFINTHSTNEFTCVSKEIELFLKN, via the coding sequence ATGAGAGAAATAATTATTGGAACTAATGAAAATGGTCAAAGATTAGATCGATTTTTAACAAAATATTTAAATAATTCTTCTAGGAGTAATATTTATAAATTAATTCGAAAAAAAGTTTTTAAGGTAAATGGAAAACGAATTAAAGAAGAGTATTTTCTTAAAGAAGGCGATGTATTAGAAATTTTTCTTGCAGAAGAAAGTTTGGAAAAGTTAATAAAGGAAGAAGAGTTTATTTCTGCATCTACTCTTGATTTAGATATAGTTTTTGAAGATGAAGATATTTTAATAGTTAATAAACCTAAAGGGTTATTAACTCATCCTGATAAATCAGAATATAAAAATACGCTTTCGACAAAAGTAAATACCTACTTAAAACATTTATGCACTAGAACATTTAAGCCCGCTTCTATTCAAAGACTTGATAAAAACACAAGTGGACTTATTATCTTTTGCAAAAACTATGAATCATTAAAAAACTTCAATGAAATTATGAGAGAGAGAAAAATAAAAAAATTCTACTTAGCAGTAGTTGAGGGTATTATAAAAGAAAGCGGTGAAGTAAAAGGATATATTGAGAAGGACTCTGATAAAAACAAAGTATATATGAGTAAAAATAAAAGAAGTGAAGAAGCAAAGCTTTGTCATACAAAATACAAGCCACTTAAGATAATTAATAATAATTATACGCTACTTGAAGTGGAACTTCTTACGGGAAGAACTCATCAAATTAGAGTTTCTATGAGCTATATTAAGCATCCAATTGTTGGAGATAAAAAATATACTGGCAAAAAATTAAAAAATGTAAATAGTCAGCTTTTACATGGGTATAAAGTAATAATAGATGATGAAATATTTATTAATACGCATTCGACAAACGAATTTACGTGTGTGTCGAAAGAAATAGAACTTTTTCTAAAAAATTAA
- the lepB gene encoding signal peptidase I, with translation MKKEIFDFLKTIIIAGVIAILITFILKPTLVKGNSMNPTLDSNNYLVIEKTFSFINNIKNDDIIVFKTDLLNIDGSRKDLIKRVIGIPNDRIEIKNGNVYINKKKEDVFFNKDVNTSGDIKLTVPKDKFFVLGDNRANSLDSRSEEVGLIDKKSIEGKVIVRLFPFNRIGRVK, from the coding sequence ATGAAAAAAGAGATATTTGATTTTTTAAAAACTATCATAATTGCAGGAGTTATAGCAATTTTAATTACTTTTATTTTAAAACCAACTTTAGTTAAAGGAAATTCTATGAATCCCACTTTAGATTCAAATAATTACTTAGTAATAGAGAAAACTTTTTCTTTCATAAATAATATAAAAAATGATGATATTATTGTCTTTAAAACTGATTTACTAAATATTGATGGAAGCAGAAAAGATTTGATAAAACGTGTGATAGGAATTCCGAATGATAGGATAGAAATTAAAAATGGAAATGTATATATAAACAAGAAGAAAGAAGATGTATTTTTTAATAAAGACGTAAACACATCAGGTGATATCAAATTAACAGTTCCTAAAGATAAATTTTTTGTACTTGGTGATAATAGAGCTAATAGCTTAGATTCAAGAAGTGAAGAAGTGGGACTAATTGATAAAAAAAGTATTGAAGGAAAAGTAATTGTAAGATTATTTCCATTTAATAGAATTGGTAGGGTTAAATAA
- a CDS encoding ABC transporter permease codes for MIKYIIKRLLHMIPVILLISICIFTIIKLTPGNPVGTRLDPKATPEQKQMEKERLGLDKPMYIQYIMWLERSVHGDFGESYIYKRPVSDVIKPFIKNTFILNVGVFLLSFLVSIPIGIVCAVKKYSKTDNFWTVFSLFGISMPSFFFGLLLIYVFSVKLKITPISGMIEAGTRTVGFGRAIEVSKHLILPGLVLLIGSLAGLVRYTRNGMLEVLNQDYIRTARSKGLSEKVVIYRHAFRNALIPIITILGFSIPGLFSGAVILESTFNWPGIGRIMIDAVNARDYNMLMAVMMLFAILTLLGNLLADIGYAMVDPRIKVD; via the coding sequence TTGATTAAGTACATTATTAAAAGACTTCTACATATGATACCAGTAATTCTACTAATATCAATATGTATATTTACCATTATAAAATTAACCCCCGGAAACCCGGTAGGAACAAGGCTTGACCCCAAAGCTACACCGGAGCAAAAACAAATGGAAAAAGAGAGACTAGGCCTCGATAAACCTATGTATATTCAATACATTATGTGGCTTGAGAGATCAGTACACGGTGATTTTGGTGAATCTTATATTTATAAAAGACCAGTTAGTGATGTAATCAAACCATTTATTAAAAACACATTTATATTGAATGTTGGAGTGTTTTTATTATCATTTTTAGTTTCAATTCCTATAGGAATTGTTTGTGCGGTAAAAAAATATTCAAAAACCGATAACTTTTGGACAGTATTTTCTTTATTTGGAATATCAATGCCATCTTTCTTCTTTGGACTTTTACTGATATATGTTTTTTCTGTAAAGTTAAAAATCACTCCTATTAGTGGAATGATTGAAGCTGGGACAAGAACTGTTGGATTTGGACGTGCTATTGAAGTGAGTAAACATCTTATATTACCAGGTTTAGTTCTTTTAATAGGAAGTTTAGCAGGTTTAGTTAGATATACAAGAAATGGTATGCTTGAAGTATTAAATCAAGATTATATAAGAACAGCAAGATCTAAGGGACTTAGTGAAAAAGTTGTTATATATAGACATGCCTTTAGAAACGCACTTATTCCGATTATTACTATTTTAGGATTTTCTATACCTGGACTTTTTTCAGGTGCAGTTATACTAGAATCAACTTTTAACTGGCCAGGAATTGGTAGAATTATGATAGATGCTGTAAATGCTAGAGATTATAATATGCTTATGGCTGTTATGATGCTGTTTGCAATTCTTACACTATTAGGAAATCTACTTGCAGATATAGGCTATGCAATGGTAGATCCAAGAATAAAAGTTGACTAG
- the opp4C gene encoding oligopeptide ABC transporter permease has product MITNVENEPKVKINKREKIETPSAMIIHRFKKNKVAVFGLVIFAILVLATVFAPILTPYGVDQMDYTHVNLAPSAQHWLGTDELGRDYLTRMLYGGRVSLTVGLFAVFISVVIGALVGGASGYYGGFVDNILMRFTEVVMSFPFLPLAITISAVVGTAVPSEYKIFITISVIGIIGWTGLARMIRGQILSLREQEFMEAATALGLSDRRKILKHLLPNTIGFIIVSATLGMAGAIMTESALSFLGLGVTPPTPSWGNMVQYARDFFVLKNRPWLWMPPGIAILLAVMSINLVGDGLRDAFDPKSR; this is encoded by the coding sequence ATGATTACAAATGTTGAAAATGAACCAAAAGTAAAAATTAATAAAAGAGAGAAAATTGAAACTCCTAGTGCTATGATTATCCATAGATTTAAAAAAAATAAAGTTGCTGTGTTTGGACTTGTTATTTTTGCTATTTTAGTTCTAGCAACAGTCTTTGCTCCAATTTTAACACCATATGGTGTGGATCAAATGGACTACACTCATGTTAATTTAGCACCATCAGCTCAGCACTGGTTAGGTACGGATGAACTTGGAAGAGATTATTTAACAAGAATGCTTTATGGCGGAAGAGTTTCACTGACTGTAGGACTCTTTGCAGTATTTATTAGTGTTGTTATAGGAGCGCTTGTTGGTGGAGCTTCTGGTTACTACGGAGGCTTTGTTGATAATATTCTTATGAGATTTACAGAAGTAGTTATGTCTTTTCCATTTTTACCTCTTGCCATAACAATATCTGCTGTTGTTGGAACAGCAGTACCTTCAGAATATAAGATTTTTATAACAATTTCTGTTATAGGTATTATTGGATGGACTGGACTTGCAAGAATGATTAGAGGGCAAATACTTTCTTTAAGAGAGCAGGAATTTATGGAAGCTGCGACTGCTCTTGGACTTTCAGATAGAAGAAAAATATTAAAACATTTACTTCCTAATACTATTGGATTTATTATTGTTTCAGCAACGCTTGGTATGGCAGGGGCAATTATGACAGAGTCTGCTCTGTCGTTTTTAGGACTTGGAGTTACGCCTCCAACACCTAGCTGGGGAAATATGGTTCAATATGCTAGAGATTTCTTTGTACTTAAGAATAGACCATGGCTTTGGATGCCTCCAGGGATTGCAATACTTCTTGCAGTAATGAGTATTAACCTTGTTGGTGATGGACTAAGAGATGCATTTGACCCTAAATCGAGATAG
- a CDS encoding GNAT family N-acetyltransferase, with protein sequence MEEIIELKDKDLKELVYFIYKNIDKAVYLLQGIEWSKERGFKKIRENNHFYGFYRENILSGIFLFSSSNVLFPYNEDIELIKKIDMLRIIKKHNPFMIKGSKLSVDIIWKMIERISSNFKMHDCFLMKNMTRDPFELDTVKTKVLEYKNMNFNNSIKFLLDVEKEFNRNPLSINRLKIKLQDKMMLNEYVAIGNDNNEIISQGIIEFSSYEICVIGGIYTKMNERQNGYASFVTLELINRSISRRQIPYLTVLEDNYNAINMYKRLNFVNTEQFKIIEMIL encoded by the coding sequence ATGGAAGAAATAATAGAGTTAAAAGATAAAGATTTGAAGGAGCTTGTGTACTTTATTTATAAAAATATTGATAAGGCGGTGTACTTGCTTCAGGGTATTGAATGGAGCAAAGAAAGAGGTTTTAAAAAAATCAGAGAGAATAATCATTTTTATGGATTTTACAGGGAAAATATTCTTAGTGGAATATTTTTGTTTTCTTCTTCTAATGTTTTATTTCCTTATAATGAAGATATTGAATTAATAAAAAAAATAGATATGCTTAGAATTATTAAAAAACATAACCCTTTTATGATAAAGGGCAGTAAATTATCAGTTGATATTATATGGAAGATGATAGAGAGAATTTCTTCTAATTTTAAAATGCATGATTGCTTTTTAATGAAGAATATGACTAGAGATCCTTTTGAATTAGATACTGTAAAAACAAAAGTATTAGAATACAAAAATATGAATTTTAATAATTCGATTAAGTTCTTGCTTGACGTAGAAAAAGAATTTAATCGAAATCCACTTTCAATTAATAGATTAAAAATAAAACTTCAAGATAAAATGATGTTAAATGAATACGTGGCTATTGGAAATGATAACAATGAGATAATTTCTCAAGGAATAATTGAATTTTCTTCATATGAAATTTGTGTTATTGGTGGGATTTATACAAAAATGAATGAAAGACAAAATGGATATGCAAGTTTTGTTACTTTAGAGCTTATAAATAGATCAATTAGTAGGAGGCAGATTCCTTACTTAACAGTATTAGAAGATAATTACAATGCTATTAACATGTATAAGAGATTAAACTTTGTAAACACAGAACAGTTTAAAATAATTGAAATGATTTTGTAG
- a CDS encoding ABC transporter substrate-binding protein codes for MKKVIMLLLILMLTVGMMAGCGAPAKTDAASTTPAVSDDQKDATESTVVESDTSIPNPAKERAGSDKTLVVGMSEAKGEFLPTYYSTTYDGYVVGLIFDQLMSNNAEGELVPSLATGYEMSNDNKTYTFKLRDDVKFSDGTPFTANDVAFTFTSISDPKYDGRYNSAVMELEGYDAYHEGDAKSVSGIKVIDDYTISFTFTKAKVDNIFNLQLGILPEKVYGFEKGNVQVMKDKMTNLELVGTGKYKFTKFEPKQFVELDANDNWFGGKVNIPKLIIKFTTIDTYFQELQAGNIDMQIQVPAKSDNKQQLDEMGFADINAYPSNGYGYMGFNLRDPRLADKTVRQALTYGFNREAFVQLYYNGNASVCNTPISQVSWAYTNDVNKYEYNPEKAIKMLEDDGWKLNADGVREKDGKKLSFVWDTYTDSKYVETMIPMLKSDWEKLGVKVEPNLMDFNSLVNKVYTERDFDLYNMAWSMTIDPGDNYSTFHSKFDVPDGNNSVGLRNPEIDKLLEEGSVEFDKAKRVKIYQEFALKMNEELPYMFLTQNTQWDVSNNRVKGLKISPYCDWTYFIENVTLDNN; via the coding sequence ATGAAAAAAGTAATTATGTTACTGTTAATTTTAATGTTAACAGTAGGAATGATGGCAGGATGCGGTGCGCCTGCAAAAACTGATGCTGCTAGTACAACTCCTGCAGTTTCGGATGATCAGAAGGATGCAACAGAGTCAACAGTAGTTGAAAGCGATACAAGTATTCCAAATCCAGCAAAAGAAAGAGCTGGTTCAGACAAAACTCTAGTAGTTGGTATGAGCGAAGCAAAAGGTGAATTCTTACCTACTTACTACTCAACTACTTATGATGGATATGTAGTTGGTCTTATATTTGATCAATTAATGTCAAACAATGCAGAAGGCGAATTAGTTCCAAGTCTTGCAACTGGATATGAAATGTCAAATGATAATAAAACTTATACATTTAAATTAAGAGATGATGTTAAATTCTCTGATGGAACTCCATTTACTGCAAATGATGTAGCTTTTACTTTTACATCAATATCAGATCCAAAATATGATGGAAGATATAACTCAGCAGTTATGGAGCTTGAAGGATATGATGCATACCACGAGGGAGATGCAAAATCTGTTTCTGGTATTAAAGTAATAGACGATTATACAATTTCTTTTACATTTACAAAAGCTAAAGTTGACAATATCTTCAATTTACAATTGGGTATATTACCAGAAAAAGTTTATGGATTTGAAAAAGGTAATGTTCAAGTAATGAAAGATAAAATGACTAATTTAGAATTAGTTGGTACTGGTAAATATAAATTTACTAAATTTGAGCCAAAACAATTTGTTGAATTAGATGCAAATGATAACTGGTTTGGTGGAAAGGTAAATATTCCAAAATTAATTATTAAATTTACTACAATTGATACTTATTTCCAAGAACTTCAAGCTGGAAACATTGATATGCAAATTCAAGTTCCTGCTAAAAGTGATAATAAACAACAACTTGATGAAATGGGATTTGCTGATATTAATGCCTATCCATCAAATGGATATGGATATATGGGCTTTAACTTAAGAGATCCTAGACTTGCTGATAAAACAGTAAGACAAGCGTTAACTTATGGTTTTAATAGAGAAGCTTTTGTTCAGTTATACTACAACGGAAATGCAAGCGTTTGTAATACTCCAATTTCACAAGTATCTTGGGCTTATACAAATGATGTAAATAAATACGAATACAATCCTGAAAAAGCTATAAAAATGTTAGAAGATGATGGATGGAAATTAAACGCTGATGGCGTTCGTGAAAAAGATGGAAAAAAATTAAGTTTTGTATGGGATACTTATACAGATTCTAAATATGTAGAAACAATGATTCCAATGTTAAAATCAGATTGGGAAAAACTTGGTGTTAAAGTTGAACCAAACTTAATGGACTTTAACTCATTAGTTAATAAAGTTTATACTGAAAGAGACTTTGATCTTTACAATATGGCTTGGTCAATGACTATTGATCCTGGTGATAACTATTCTACTTTCCATTCAAAATTTGATGTTCCAGATGGTAATAACTCAGTAGGACTTAGAAATCCTGAAATTGATAAGTTACTAGAAGAAGGATCTGTTGAATTTGATAAAGCAAAAAGAGTTAAAATTTATCAAGAGTTTGCTTTAAAAATGAATGAGGAACTACCATATATGTTCTTAACTCAAAATACACAATGGGATGTTTCAAACAATAGAGTTAAAGGATTAAAAATTAGTCCTTATTGTGATTGGACTTACTTTATTGAAAATGTAACATTAGATAATAATTAG